AATATCCACCATACTTTACCCCGTCAAACCGATGCGGCAATTCCTTCTTATGCCCTATCAATGTTTCATCTCTCCATGCCGCAACGGATTGAAGCTTCGGGTATTTTCTGATCTCTATCCGCCAACCCTGATCATCCGTAAGATGCCAGTGAAAATTATTGTATTTGTATTGTGCCAGGATGTCTATAAAATGTTTCACAAACGAAACCGGGAAAAAGTGCCGGCTTACATCCAGGTGCATGCCTCTGTAGGCAAAGCGGGGATAATCTTTGATGGTGCAGCTTTGGAAGCTGTTGTTGTTTTTTAGTTGTCTTAAAGTTTGAATAGCGTGCAGGATGCCGGCTTCGTCATGCGCGGTGATCCTGATCTCGTTTTGGCTGATAGATAAGCGGTAACCTTCTGCTTCTTTAACAGCATTTGCATCTATGTGCAAATGAATCCCTTTTGCTGTGGAGGTTTGTTGTATTGGTAATTCAAAACCAATGTATTCGTTTAACAGGGTGGCTGTGGTTTTCAGTTCTTCCGGTGCAACAATCACTGTTCCGGGCTGCAACTGAAAAGCACCGGGCTGTAATTGCATCTCCACAGGCGCCGGGATCAGCGCAGGTGCGCTGATCCTTTGGGCCTGTACAGTTGCATAGATTATCAGACATATAGCAAGGCAAATAACTCTCATCCTTATAATTTATCCCACCATATTCTTGTGATCAGGTTATCTGCACCCTGGCGGGTAACCGCATCATCATAATTCTTTTTATTAATACCCTGCTCAGGAACCGGGTAAGGTATCCTTCTTGGAATAGTACCACCGGTAGCATTGCCCACAAAGTTCACCGGAACAAGTACAGGATATCCCGTACGGCGCCAGTTAGCATAAGCTTCCTGCTCATCCAGCAAGGAAGCGATCCAGAATTGTGTATGGATCTGGTTGAGCTGTGCATCTAATGTACCTCCTGTATTCAATGCATTCGCTGTTGTATAAGCAGTGATCCTTGCAGGCGCAATTACACCGGCAGCACCAAATAATGCCCAGTTCTTCAAAGCAGTTTCCACGCCTGCTCTGTAAGTATCCGCAGCATTTCCGGCAGTCCAGCCACGTACGATGGCTTCTGTTAAGAGGAAATTAGTTTCTGCCGCACTGAGTACAATCAATGGGGCAGCGTATTGCAGGATAGTTGCAGGGTTGGGTTCAGAGTAGGTATTGAAGTTGGCAGGTTTGCCATTGGTACCATTAGGTAAACCTTTCTGTGCAGTGGAAGTGGTATCCGGTGTGGCACCATTCCATACTACAGATACAACAGATAACCTTGGATCATTGCGGCTTTGCAGCGCATCGATAAAGGTTTTGCTGAACTTGCCGAATTCTGTATTATTCAAACCGTTTGAGCCGGATACATAATCCTGCCCTACCAGTTCATAAGCTACCGGATTACTATTGTAGATCTGTGGGCCATTGGTATACTTTACTACGGCCTGATCTGCAGCGGTAAGGATGATACCGCCCTGGATGGCTTTCAGTGCCCACTCTTTTGCTTTGTTCTCATCCCTTTTCTGCAGGCGCATTGCTACACGTAACATCAAAGAGTAACCAAACTTCTTCCATTTGGGAATATCTCCTTCAAACAGGAAGTCTGCTTTACCGTATTTAGGCTGTGCAGGATCAAATGCTTTGATGGCCTCATCCAGTTCTCTTAACATACCATCATAGATCTCACTTTGGAGATCGTATTTAGGAAGGAACAATCCTTCTGTGCCACCCAGGTTGGCCTGGCTGTATGGCACATCTCCGTAGAGATCTGTGATACGCTGGATCAGCATCACCTTCCATATCCTGGCAGCAGCTCTTTTGTTCACAAACTCAGGGGCGGTGGCTGCTTTATCCAGCTCCTTCAATGTGGTGAGTACATTGGTATAAGTGTACCGGAAGTAAAACGACTGGTACTGATCATGCACCCCGTACTTATCCCCGGAACCAGCTCCTGCCAGTTCTTTGGCAGTGGCAAAGTGTTGCACGAAATTACCGCAGGTAATGTAGGATGTATAAAAATACGCACGGTCGTATACGTAATTCCCTTTGAGGATGCTCTGGGAAAAGAGGTAATCCACATTGGGTTTGGTGGAGGCATTCGGGTTGGTGTTCAGTTGTTCAAAACCCTTATCACAGGAGGTGAATCCTAATGAAGCGCCCAGCAGCAGGGTGAATGTATATTTAGCAAATCGTTGCATAGTGAATTCATTTAAAATTTAACCATCAGGTTCAGGCCATAACTTCTTGTGCGTGGCACCCCGAACATTTCAAAACCTTGTGCATTGGAGTTATTGAAAGTAGATTCAGGATCGATGTTTGGTGCATCCTTATACAGGATGAACAGGTTCCTTGCCACAAAAGAAACAGATACGGATTGCAGTTTGGCAAAGGAGAATACACTCGCCGGAATGTTATAACCCAGTATCACCTGGCGCAGTTTGATGAAGTCCGATTTATACACAAAACGCTCCGACTGGTTCTTATAGTTATCATAATAAGCCTGCAGCTGTGCACCGGTAAATGTTCTGCTGAAAGGTTTGTTCTCTTCATCCACACCGGTAACTGTTAAACCGCCATCACGGCCAGGCAGTGTGATCCTGTGCAATCCAAAACGGGTAGCATAAAGGTTGGTACCGGAATATACATGGCCGCCAAATTTACTATCGATCAGGAAGCTGAAATTGAAACGTTTATAGCTGAAGGAGTTGTTGATACCACTTGTCCATGGAGATACGCCTGTTCCCAGATCTTCCAGACCTGTAGTGGCTTCAAAACCGTTTGTTTTAGAGTTGAAGATGGGCAGGCCGTTTTCATTCTTCTTTACTTTGTAACCTTTAATGGTACTGAAAGGTTTACCCACTTCCGCAAAGATGAAAGCATAGTTATTCACCGCAGCGTCCATCTGGATGCGGTCCAGGCCGGGTGCAAGTTTTATTACTTCATTCTTATTATAAGCAGCATTGAAATCTACTTCCCAGGTAAAGTTCTTTCCTTTCACCGGTGTACCGCTCAGGCGAAGCTCTACGCCTTTGTTACTCATTTCACCCACATTCAGGAAAGTGAAGTTATAACCGGAGCCGGTAGAAGTACTTACCTGTACGATATCATCTGTTGTTTTCCTGTCGTAGATCGCGAAGTCAGCAGAGAGGCGGCCGTTCAGGAAACGCGCTTCGAAACCAGCTTCCATTGTCCTGGTTTTGAAAGGTTTCAGGTTGGGGTTCGGTGCATTCAGCAGACCGGAAGTGGTACCTACTGTTTGGGTAGGTGCCTGTAAAGGCTGGCCAAAGTGACCACCACCGGGAACAAGACTGTATGTTTGATTCAATGAATAAGCCAATGGAGCGCCGCCACCTACTTCTGCCCAGCTTGTACGCAGTTTTGCGTAGGAGATCCAGGAAGGCAGTTTCACTGCTTCGGATAAAATGAAACTGATACCGGCAGATGGATAGAATACATCATTACTTTTTGGTGAGAGTGTAGAGAACCAGTCGTTACGGCCTGTGGCTGTCAGGAAGATGATGTCCTTATAACCCAGGTCGATGCTACCAAATACAGAGTTCACGGCTCTGCGGGAGAGTGCGTTATTGGTAGTGAGGCTTACTACGTTGGAAGGATCGTAGAAACCCGGCTCTGCGAAATCGGTACCCAGCAAGGTAGTGGATTGCCCTTTACCTTTTTGCTGGTTACCGCCGGCCATTACATCCAGGCTGAAGTCTTTACCAAATTTCCCCTGGTAGTTCAGCGTGAGTTCCGCATTGGTTTCTGTAATACCGGTAGTGGATTGCTGATAGAATCCTTTCGGTGCATAAGCTGTACCGGTAGGTACTACCCCGTTCCAGATGATAGAAGTATAATCATGTGTAAAACGGCCTTTTACGAAAAGGTTGTCCAGGATGTTATACTTAACAGAAGCGCTTCCTATGAAACGGTTGCGGTTATCATTATTGATAAAATTGTTTACCACGAAGTACGGGTTACTGGCAAAACCAGATGGGTTCCACAATGTTTCCGCACCTGTGAGTTTATCATATCCGGGAGCAAGGTTCCTTACGTCTACAGAATTTGCGAGCATGTAAGTTCCCCAGTTAGGGTTACCTGGTGCATCGGAAACGTTGGCACGGCCGATTGCTTTCTCTACGTTGTATTGCGCGAAACCTTCTACGGAAATACGTTTGGAGAGCGTACCCACCAGGGCCAGTGTTCCTATCTTCTTATTTAGTTGCGAATGCGGTACCAGGCCCTGGTTATTCATATCAGATAAAGAGAGGCGGTAGTTGAGGGATTCATTTCCTCCGGATGCCGCAACGGTATTGGTGAACGTTGTACCTGTCCTGTAGAAGTTTTTGATATTATCCTTCTGTGCAACATAGGGGCGGCTTATGCCATCAAACTGCATTACATTGCTGCCATCCAGTCTGGGGCCATAGGAAAGTCTTCCTGAAGCAATAGCATCTGCCTGTGTTACAGGTTTCAGACCACCCTGCCCCTGACCGTATTCATATTGCCAATCGGGAATGATTGCAGGTGTTTCAAAAGTGAAGGTGGAATTGTAATCCAGGCCAATGCCTTTTTGTTTCACCCCTTTCTTTGTGGTGATGAGGATCACACCGTTTGCAGCACGGGAGCCGTACAATGCAGAAGCGGGGCCTCCTTTCAACACAGTGATGGATTCAATATCATCCGGGTTGATCCCTCCGATACCATCTCCCCTGTCCGCATTCAGACCAATGGAGGCATTGCCGCTTTGCGGAGAGTTACCGGTAGAGTTATCGATGGGCATACCATTGATCACGTACAATGGCTGGTTATCACTGAAGGAACCGTTACCGCGGATCACTACGCGGCTGGAACTACCGGGGCCGCCGGCAAGACTGGAAGCATTCACACCCGGAATTTTACCAGTGAGTGCATCTGCTATGTTGATCTCACGGGCCTGGGTGAATTCACTTCCTTTTACTTCTGTTACGGCATAGGTCAATACTTTCCTTTGTTTTTTAATACCAAGGGCTGTTACCACAAATTCATTCAGGGCTTTGGTATTTTCTGCGAGCTGGATGTCTACTGTGGTTTGGCCGGGTTGTACGGTTACCTGTTTTGTTTCGTAACCGATAAAAGTAACTACGAGCTGAATGGCACCCTGCTGTGCGGGTACCTTCAGAGAGAATTTACCATCCACATCTGTTACGGCGCCTACACCTTTCTGGTTAAGAACAGAGATGGTGGCGCCGATAATTTTTTGTCCGTCTGCAGCACTGGATACCGTACCAGAAAGTTGTACGGGAGAAGATTGGGCGATGCTTTTACTGCAAAACAGCACGCTGCAGAGCAACAAGAGCAGTTTTGGGAAAGCAGCCAGTTTACGTGTTTTCATCGCTGTGGTTTGGTTGATAAATATTCAAATAATGCAAAATCCTTGACTAAAAGTAATAATTAGAATCGTTTCTGCAAATTATTTGCATAAAATAATCGCATAAACTGCAAATATTTTCTCAGCCACTTTTCGCAGATTTGAATTAAAGCATTGAATTTTAATAATTTAATATTATGTAGTGTTTACACTAAGCATTAAATTTGCCGCAGAAAAATTATTTAATGCACAAAAAGTGCGAAATTGTGCGGTAAATTCTATTTTTGTCGGATTGACCTTGCAGATTCTGATTATTTTTACTAACATCAACCGTAGATGACTATGGATATGGATATTAACACGCAGGACCAGTTACCCCCGGTTTCGCTGACCAAAAAGGCCAGGAAGAAACTGATCATTAAACAAGTGAACATTCACACGCGTATTACCTACAGCGACCTTGTAACCCTTATCAATGTATCTGAGGATACGATCCGCCGGGATGTTAATGAACTGGCAGAGGATGGAGAAGTGGTGAAGATCAAAGGCGGCGCTATGTCTATCGCCTATCACTACGGGCATGAATCAGAAACTTATGCGCAGAATAATAAAGCGGTGATTGCGGAGAAAACACTGCAATTGCTGCGGGATGATATTATTGTGCTGATCGGCGGAGGGACTACTATCCGGGAATTTATTAAAAAGATACCGGTTACCCTGCGGGCTACTTTTATTACGGTGAATGTACTGTCTGCAGTGGAGTTACTGGATAAACCCATGATCAAGACCATCGTGATCGGGGGGCAGATCTCTGCATACAGCCAGATGTCTGTAAGCGGCGAAGTGTTTGAATATCTTTCTAATATCAAGGCAGACCTTTGTATTATTGGTACGAATGCTATTGATCCGGCTAACGGGTTAACGGATTCTGACTGGGAGACCATACAGGTGAAAAAGGCGATGATCAAAGCGGCAGATAAAGTGGCTATCATGGCTATTTCAGAGAAGCTGAACTCTTCTATGAAAATGAAGATCGCGGACCTGCAGGAGATTGATTACCTGATCACGGAATTGCCGGCAGAGAGTGCAGAGTTACAGCCTTACAGGACGAAGAACCTGACGATATTGTAGTGCGGGCCGGCTCGCTTGTCTTTGCAGGTGAGCCCGCCGGGTATTTCTTTACAAACCTTTCTCCAAACGATACTGCTCCTGTAACTTAGGCGGCGCGGCATTATACCATGCACTGCTGATCGCATTTTCCAGCATTTTCTTTTTTACCTTCTTTAAATTAACGGTAGTCCAGCCCTGGCGCCCCCAGCCTCCTTCTACGGGGTAAAAGCTTTTAGGGTCCTCCTGGCAGAAGGCCGCTTGCTCCTCCGGGGTGAAGTTGAAATTAGCGGATGTTGTTTCCGGCCAGAGGGTGGTGAAAATGCGCCGCTTTGTTCTGAATGCGGGATGATCCCAATGCAGTACTTTCTCCACACCGGGCATAGCAAAGCATAATTCCTCAAATGTTTGCAGATCTACCATAGGCTAAAATTACAAAACCATGGGAAGAAGAAATTGTAAGAATGCGACATTGGTCGTACATTCATTTCCATATTAAACTCAGACCGATGAGCCAGTGGAAATCACCGAATTTTAAGAATGGCACTTTTCGTAATCTTTCTCCCACAGAAGTAATGTCGAAGGATGCTTCTTTTCTAAAAATCCTTTTGCGCTTCTTTAGTAAGCCAAAGTCGGTGAACCCTCCCAAACCTTTGCCTTCGGTTAAAACAGACCTGCTGCACCTGGTGTCAGGGGAGAATCCGGTGATCGTATGGTTCGGGCATTCTTCTTATCTCATTCATCATAACGGACTCAATATACTGGTAGACCCTGTTTTCAGCGGGCATGCCTCTCCTGTTCCTTTTACGGTAAAGGCTTTTCCGGGTACAGATGCATTTAAGGTATCAGACCTTCCTCCTATCGACATCCTGGTCATTACCCATAATCACTATGATCATCTGGATAAGAAAACGCTTTGCCAGCTGAAACCTAAGGCGGTGTATACGGCTTTGGGGGTTGGGAAGGATCTGCCTTTTGCAGCATCCCTGGTTACTGAGATGGATTGGTGGGATACTGCGGATTACGCTGAAGGGATCAGACTTACCGCCGCCCCTGCACGCCATTTCTCCGGGAGAGGTATAAAACGTGGTGGATCCCTTTGGGCCTCTTTCGTACTGGAATTACCAGGTGGGTTTAAACTCTATCTCGGCGGGGATTCCGGTTATGATACCCATTTCAAAACAATCGGGGATAAGTTTGGGCCCTTTGACATTGCCATACTGGAAACAGGGCAATACAATGTTGACTGGCCCATGATCCATATGAGCCCTGAAGAAGCAGTGCAGGCCGCACAGGAACTGAAAGCCAAAGTACTGCTGCCGGTACACTGGGGGAAATTCGCATTGGCACTACACCCCTGGAATGAACCGGTGATCCGCACAACAGCAGGTGCATTGGGAAAAGTGAAAGTAACTACGCCACGTATAGGGGAACCTGTTATACTGAATGTTAGTTATCCCGCTGATCCGTGGTGGGAGTTTTAGATGCTGGATTGCGTGTTCAGTTTTCCACTTGCTCCCGGCCTCCTGGAGTATTATACACGCCGGTGTTTCCTCTTTGTAATATTATTTGCAGCTCCTTTACCAGCTCCGGCTGCTCTGCTGCAATGTTCTTATTCTCCCAGGGATCGGTTGTGTGATCGTATAGTTCTATGTCCGGCTTCGCATTCCGATAGTACTGTGTTAAGCGGTAGCGGTCTGTTCTCACCGTGAGACCCTGTTTGAAATAACTGTAAGCCGTTTTACGCGTAGCTTTAATGAGACTCTCCCCATCTCCCTTATAAGGCATTTTCACGCCGCACAATTCCATAATGGTGGGATAAATATCCACGGAACTGACCACCTGCTCAGGGCTGAAACCTTTTTGCGGCCGGGGTGTTTTTATGATGAATGCACTCCGTAAAGACCAATCGAAAATAGTATGTTTGCCCCATACACGGTCATCCCCCAGGTGCCATCCATGATCTCCCCAAACTATAATGATCGTATTCTTATCCAATCCCTTCTCCCTTAAAGCTGTTAATACTTTCCCGATCTGCGCATCCACATAGCTAATACTGGCATAATATCCATGCCGCAGTTTACGCGCGTAAGCATCAGATACGGGCTTTTGCAGTGAAGCCTTTTCATCTCCCGATTTATATTGATTGAATTCCGCACTTTCATGCAGGCTGGCTTTATGTATGTTGACCGGCATATCCGGGGATGGCGTAAGTGCGATGTCAATTTCATTATACAGGTCCCAGTATTTCTGAGGTGCCGTGAAAGGCAAATGCGGTTTGAAGAAACCAACGCCTAAAAAGAACGGCTGCTTTTTGCCGGCCAGCTTTTCTATTTGCTGTACGGCCAGTTCTGCTGTTAATCCATCCGGGTAACCGCCATCTCCAACACCTGCGGCTTCATAAGGAGGTACATTGGCTTTCTTCGTATTCCTGTCTGTTCCATCCGCATAAGCAAAGAAAGCATTCCAGCCTGTTTTCCATTTACCGGGATTGAATAACATTTCATTCCAGCTGTTCGGTAATTCCAGCTGGTTACTTCTTTCCTTATTATATGGATATACATAACCATCTGCTGAATGACTGATCTTCCCTACCCCTACTGTGTAATAACCATTCCGTTTCAGCTGTTCTATGAAGGTTTCCGGCATCTCCGTTCTCACCATACTTTCAGCTGCTTCATTTGTGAGGTCTGACCGCTTATGTGGCAGTTTCCCTGTAAGGATGCTCATGCGGGATGCGCCACAGGTGGGAACGGTCACAAATTGATTTTTGAAAACAACTCCCTTGCGGGCCAGGCTGTCCAGGTGAGGCGATTTCACTGTTGTATTGCCATAGCAGCCCAGGTCCGGGCGGAGATCATCTAC
This DNA window, taken from Chitinophaga niabensis, encodes the following:
- a CDS encoding SusD/RagB family nutrient-binding outer membrane lipoprotein codes for the protein MQRFAKYTFTLLLGASLGFTSCDKGFEQLNTNPNASTKPNVDYLFSQSILKGNYVYDRAYFYTSYITCGNFVQHFATAKELAGAGSGDKYGVHDQYQSFYFRYTYTNVLTTLKELDKAATAPEFVNKRAAARIWKVMLIQRITDLYGDVPYSQANLGGTEGLFLPKYDLQSEIYDGMLRELDEAIKAFDPAQPKYGKADFLFEGDIPKWKKFGYSLMLRVAMRLQKRDENKAKEWALKAIQGGIILTAADQAVVKYTNGPQIYNSNPVAYELVGQDYVSGSNGLNNTEFGKFSKTFIDALQSRNDPRLSVVSVVWNGATPDTTSTAQKGLPNGTNGKPANFNTYSEPNPATILQYAAPLIVLSAAETNFLLTEAIVRGWTAGNAADTYRAGVETALKNWALFGAAGVIAPARITAYTTANALNTGGTLDAQLNQIHTQFWIASLLDEQEAYANWRRTGYPVLVPVNFVGNATGGTIPRRIPYPVPEQGINKKNYDDAVTRQGADNLITRIWWDKL
- a CDS encoding SusC/RagA family TonB-linked outer membrane protein translates to MKTRKLAAFPKLLLLLCSVLFCSKSIAQSSPVQLSGTVSSAADGQKIIGATISVLNQKGVGAVTDVDGKFSLKVPAQQGAIQLVVTFIGYETKQVTVQPGQTTVDIQLAENTKALNEFVVTALGIKKQRKVLTYAVTEVKGSEFTQAREINIADALTGKIPGVNASSLAGGPGSSSRVVIRGNGSFSDNQPLYVINGMPIDNSTGNSPQSGNASIGLNADRGDGIGGINPDDIESITVLKGGPASALYGSRAANGVILITTKKGVKQKGIGLDYNSTFTFETPAIIPDWQYEYGQGQGGLKPVTQADAIASGRLSYGPRLDGSNVMQFDGISRPYVAQKDNIKNFYRTGTTFTNTVAASGGNESLNYRLSLSDMNNQGLVPHSQLNKKIGTLALVGTLSKRISVEGFAQYNVEKAIGRANVSDAPGNPNWGTYMLANSVDVRNLAPGYDKLTGAETLWNPSGFASNPYFVVNNFINNDNRNRFIGSASVKYNILDNLFVKGRFTHDYTSIIWNGVVPTGTAYAPKGFYQQSTTGITETNAELTLNYQGKFGKDFSLDVMAGGNQQKGKGQSTTLLGTDFAEPGFYDPSNVVSLTTNNALSRRAVNSVFGSIDLGYKDIIFLTATGRNDWFSTLSPKSNDVFYPSAGISFILSEAVKLPSWISYAKLRTSWAEVGGGAPLAYSLNQTYSLVPGGGHFGQPLQAPTQTVGTTSGLLNAPNPNLKPFKTRTMEAGFEARFLNGRLSADFAIYDRKTTDDIVQVSTSTGSGYNFTFLNVGEMSNKGVELRLSGTPVKGKNFTWEVDFNAAYNKNEVIKLAPGLDRIQMDAAVNNYAFIFAEVGKPFSTIKGYKVKKNENGLPIFNSKTNGFEATTGLEDLGTGVSPWTSGINNSFSYKRFNFSFLIDSKFGGHVYSGTNLYATRFGLHRITLPGRDGGLTVTGVDEENKPFSRTFTGAQLQAYYDNYKNQSERFVYKSDFIKLRQVILGYNIPASVFSFAKLQSVSVSFVARNLFILYKDAPNIDPESTFNNSNAQGFEMFGVPRTRSYGLNLMVKF
- a CDS encoding DeoR/GlpR family DNA-binding transcription regulator: MDMDINTQDQLPPVSLTKKARKKLIIKQVNIHTRITYSDLVTLINVSEDTIRRDVNELAEDGEVVKIKGGAMSIAYHYGHESETYAQNNKAVIAEKTLQLLRDDIIVLIGGGTTIREFIKKIPVTLRATFITVNVLSAVELLDKPMIKTIVIGGQISAYSQMSVSGEVFEYLSNIKADLCIIGTNAIDPANGLTDSDWETIQVKKAMIKAADKVAIMAISEKLNSSMKMKIADLQEIDYLITELPAESAELQPYRTKNLTIL
- a CDS encoding MmcQ/YjbR family DNA-binding protein; the encoded protein is MVDLQTFEELCFAMPGVEKVLHWDHPAFRTKRRIFTTLWPETTSANFNFTPEEQAAFCQEDPKSFYPVEGGWGRQGWTTVNLKKVKKKMLENAISSAWYNAAPPKLQEQYRLEKGL
- a CDS encoding MBL fold metallo-hydrolase; its protein translation is MSQWKSPNFKNGTFRNLSPTEVMSKDASFLKILLRFFSKPKSVNPPKPLPSVKTDLLHLVSGENPVIVWFGHSSYLIHHNGLNILVDPVFSGHASPVPFTVKAFPGTDAFKVSDLPPIDILVITHNHYDHLDKKTLCQLKPKAVYTALGVGKDLPFAASLVTEMDWWDTADYAEGIRLTAAPARHFSGRGIKRGGSLWASFVLELPGGFKLYLGGDSGYDTHFKTIGDKFGPFDIAILETGQYNVDWPMIHMSPEEAVQAAQELKAKVLLPVHWGKFALALHPWNEPVIRTTAGALGKVKVTTPRIGEPVILNVSYPADPWWEF
- a CDS encoding sulfatase, whose amino-acid sequence is MKFHFLLIALCCCTGLKAQQAKPNVLFIFVDDLRPDLGCYGNTTVKSPHLDSLARKGVVFKNQFVTVPTCGASRMSILTGKLPHKRSDLTNEAAESMVRTEMPETFIEQLKRNGYYTVGVGKISHSADGYVYPYNKERSNQLELPNSWNEMLFNPGKWKTGWNAFFAYADGTDRNTKKANVPPYEAAGVGDGGYPDGLTAELAVQQIEKLAGKKQPFFLGVGFFKPHLPFTAPQKYWDLYNEIDIALTPSPDMPVNIHKASLHESAEFNQYKSGDEKASLQKPVSDAYARKLRHGYYASISYVDAQIGKVLTALREKGLDKNTIIIVWGDHGWHLGDDRVWGKHTIFDWSLRSAFIIKTPRPQKGFSPEQVVSSVDIYPTIMELCGVKMPYKGDGESLIKATRKTAYSYFKQGLTVRTDRYRLTQYYRNAKPDIELYDHTTDPWENKNIAAEQPELVKELQIILQRGNTGVYNTPGGREQVEN